The Candidatus Limnocylindrales bacterium genome has a segment encoding these proteins:
- a CDS encoding creatininase family protein: MIPQKGKPLLWEELSWTEVQELTKTMKMAILPCGAIEQHGPHLPLCVDTLDVYEVAKRISAATGVPVLQPFWYGVSQRHGDFPGTIAFRPETFMMAVLDIAHWLYKAGIRKLLLLNGHMWNIGSLQAVRDKILDEFPRDMRVRFMNWWEVSERVRNKAAEDNPEDPTWIHANIAETSCVLAIRPDLVDMSKASNYDDIKVFWDYRMDQYTPTGIVGRKTTESTAEWGEALFQMVIEDLVPQIKEALEEQPRVKGDLFK; the protein is encoded by the coding sequence ATGATACCTCAAAAAGGAAAACCTCTACTTTGGGAAGAACTTTCTTGGACAGAGGTTCAAGAACTTACTAAAACCATGAAAATGGCCATTTTACCGTGTGGAGCAATTGAACAGCATGGTCCACATCTCCCATTGTGTGTGGATACTCTGGATGTCTATGAGGTAGCCAAACGAATTTCAGCGGCAACCGGGGTACCCGTCCTACAACCCTTTTGGTATGGGGTTTCCCAACGCCATGGAGACTTCCCAGGAACCATTGCCTTCAGACCGGAAACCTTTATGATGGCCGTTTTAGACATTGCTCACTGGCTTTATAAGGCTGGAATCCGTAAACTGCTACTGCTGAACGGACATATGTGGAATATCGGTTCTTTACAGGCTGTTCGGGATAAAATTCTGGACGAATTCCCCCGGGATATGCGGGTCCGTTTTATGAATTGGTGGGAAGTCTCCGAACGGGTTCGTAATAAAGCTGCCGAAGATAACCCAGAAGATCCCACATGGATTCATGCCAATATTGCCGAGACTTCCTGTGTACTGGCCATACGTCCAGACCTGGTAGATATGAGTAAAGCCTCTAATTACGACGATATTAAAGTGTTCTGGGATTATCGAATGGATCAATATACTCCGACAGGTATCGTCGGTAGAAAAACAACGGAATCTACCGCCGAGTGGGGAGAAGCACTCTTTCAAATGGTTATTGAAGATCTGGTTCCTCAAATTAAAGAAGCTCTGGAAGAACAACCTCGGGTGAAAGGAGATCTGTTCAAATAA